The segment CAGTGTTGCCAAGCAGCGGAGTGGTTGAGAGTCTCAGCAACACTGGAGTCCAATGATTAGTGGAGAAAGTAGGGGATGCTGTAGCTGCCGCTATCGAGATTTGCATTCTGAGCGCCTGCATTGGTTACTGAGCTATAGTCACCTGCTGCAATTCCGGTTTGTCCCATTGATTGGTTCACTGCTTGCACTGGAGTACCAGGAACATAACCACCGTAGCGGTAGCTGTCTAAGTCAGCATTCTGAGTCCCTGCATTGATGACATGGCTGTAGTCACCTGCTGCAACTCCGGTTTGGTTCATCGTCTCGTTGACTGCTTGGACTGGGTTGCTGTAGCCATAGGGGTAGCCACTACCATAAGCATCAAGGTCAGCATTCTGAGTACCAGCATTGATAACAGAAGCACCATAACCTGTTGCAATCCCTGTTTGATTCATCGTTTCATTCACTGCTTGAGTTTGAGCATGAGCAGCCAGAGGAGACAGAACGGAAAGAGCAGCGAACAGACCCAGGGAGATTTGCTTCAACATGATTTAAGTCCTCGTTTGTAAGGGTTTGGAGTGTGAGTGTTTTGAGCTTTAAGCTCTTCTTCTATTCAGTACGATCGCTTTTTAGCTTTATGCAGTTGTTTGCGACCTTCTGTTTTTTGTGTTGAGCTTCAAGCCCTTCTTCCATCCAGTACGATCGCTTTTTAGCTTTATGCAGCGGCTTGCAACCCAAGGCAAAAAAGATTTCAAGACCAATGCCGCCTGATACCTGCTATAGAATCGACAAGGAACAACGATGAGGGAGATGGCGATCGTGAAACTGGGCTTAATTGGTACGGGTTTGATGGGGTTGCCGATGGTGCAGCGGCTACTGGAAACAGATATTGCTGTGGTGGCATATAATCGCACGATCGAAAAATTGGAACCCTTGCAGGCAACAGAGGCTGAAATTGCATCTTCTGTGTCTGAGGTGTTGCAGTCCTGTTCGGCAGTTTTGCTGATGCTCTCGGATGCCAGTGCCATTCGATCAGTACTGTTTTCAGAGGAGACAAAACCTTATTTTGCCGATCGCACAATTATTCAAATGGGAACGATCGCGCCTGACGAGAGCCGCAGTTTGCGGGATGACACTGTGAATTTAGGCGGTAACTATTTAGAAGCACCTGTGTTGGGCAGCATCCCTGAAGTGAAAGCTGGGACGCTCCAGATTATGGTTGGCGCGACTCCCGAACAGCTTGCAAGTTGGTCACCTGTACTCCAGCGGCTTGGCACACCTCAACTGATTGGCGAAGTGGGGACAGCAGCGGCTCTGAAACTGGCACTAAATCAATTAATTGCTTCTCTGACGACTGCTTTTGCCTCCAGCCTAGGATTAGTGCAGCGACAGGGCGTTCCGATCGAGACATTCATGCAAATTCTGCGGCAGAGCGCGCTTTATGCACCCACGTTTGACAAGAAACTTCAGCGCATGGTCGATCGCCACTTCGACAGCCCAAATTTCCCCACAAAGCATCTTTTGAAAGACACGAATCTGTTTTGGCAGGCGGCGATCGAGTCTGGGCTAAAGGTTGACAACCTGGAAGGCATCCGCCACATCTTGGAAACAGCCTGTGAAATGGGACTTGCAGAGGCAGATTATTCGGCACTCTATGCGGCAGTCAATCCAGAAGAATAACGGGACTTGAGCGATCGGCTTTCTTATAATCTATGGTGTTGAAGTTCTACTAATTACCTACTAATTACAAGGAGAAAACAATGCAAACGAACCTTTCCAGTGAAATCAAAATTGAGCATCAACCCAGTGCCGATCGTCTGGCTGAATTGGGTGTTTTGCAGTGGGCAATCTGGACAAAGGAAGTATCAGAGTTTGGCTGGACGTATGACGAGTCAGAAACTTGCTATTTTCTGCAAGGCGATGTGATTGTTACGCCACATGGAGGGCAACCTGTTCAGATGGGCAAAGGGGATTTGGTCACATTTCCGGCAAGAATGTCTTGCACCTGGAAGATTCTAGAAGATGTTCGCAAGCATTATTCTTTTGGTTAATCGCGTGATCAAGTCTTGTAGGGGAAGTACACCATTTCAGTACAGTTTTCCTGACTGCCGTGTGAATGGGGTTTGAGACACAATCAATACATGCAGATGAAACCAACTTACTACTCCAAACACAAGAGACCTATGTTAGTTCGTTACTGGAATCCCTGGCAAGAAATGGATACGATTCGTCGTCAAATCGATCGCGCTTTTGATGGTTTGACTCAGCCCACTTCTTCTGAGTTTAACTGGACTCCGGCGATCGAACTGCAAGACAGTGGTGATGCGCTGGTGTTGAAAGCACAACTTCCTGGAATCGATCCAAAGCAACTTAACGTTGAAGTAACGAAGGAAGCTGTCAGCATTACCGGGGAACGCCGCCAAGAATCCAAAACGGAAGAGAACGGTTACATCAAATCCGAATTCCGCTACGGTACATTTCACCGGATTGTGCCTCTCCCCGTTGCCGTGATTAATGATCAGGTGCAAGCTGAATACAAAGACGGCATTCTAGTTCTGACCTTACCCAAAGTGGTTGAAGCTCGGAACAAAGTTGTGAAGATCAATCTGGCAGACCTGACTCAAGCTTCTGTGACAGATGCGATCGAAGGGAATGAGCAAGCCGCTCATAACTAATTTTGATCACTAATTCTCATCACTAATTCAGCTTAAGAACTAGCAACAGGCGGGGTGTTTTCACTCCGCTTTTTTGTGCTTATTACAAATGCCATTTAAAGTTGCCATCTAAAATTGCTGGTGTCGCAGGATACAAACTCTGTCTCCAATTCACAGCAGTCTAAGAATAAACTGTTGTCAAAATTGGGTTAAATTGAACCTGTATCGCACTATGCGGATTCTCCTTGCTGAAGACGATGCCCATCTGTCGGAATCCTTGAGTGAGGCTTTAATCTCCCGTCGTTATACTGTCGATGTGGTTAAGGACGGTGAAGCGGGTTGGCAGTTGGTGACATCTTATGAATATGATTTGCTGCTGTTGGATGTGACACTGCCCAAACTCGACGGACTGCGGCTCTGCCAACGAATTCGACAACATGGCTATGTTTCTCCAATCCTGATGCTGACGGCTCGTGATACCAGCGCCGACAAAGTGATGGGATTAGATGCTGGTGCTGATGCTTATATGGTCAAGCCCTTTAATTTAGATGAATTGCTGGCTCAAATTCGTGCCCTGCTGCGACGAGGACAACATGCTTTTTCAACGGTTCTCACCTGGGGCAACCTCTGTCTTGATCCAACCAGCTATGAAGTGACTTATAACAAGCGTTCAGTGCGGCTAACCCCCAAAGAATTTGCCTTGCTAGAACTGCTGCTTCGCAATGGCGATCGGGTCTTAAACCGTACAACGATGATTGAGAAGATCTGGTCTTGGGAATCATTTCCAGGGGAAGATACAATCAAAGCCCATATCAAAAGCTTGCGATTAAAACTGAAAGAGGCAGGCGCACCGAAAGATTTAATTGAAACGATTTATGGGATGGGGTATCGGTTGAAGGCGATCGGGTGATGGGTAATGGATTAGGATAGGCTAAGGAGAAATGGCGCGGTTTGGATTGAAAGACAGAAATCTTTTTGTAATTTTATTTTTGTAATTTCAAGCACAGATTTTTCAATAAAAACGGCCCAATTTTATTCACCCATTTTTCACCTTTTCCTCCCTTAAGTTTTCACTTATTCTCGATAAGCTATCTCTCAACGAAATGACGAACTTTCGCGTCGATACTGTTGAGCAGAGAGAAGCAAATGAGAATTCGCAGAAGAACATTTTTGCAGGTGGGGGCAGGTGCAGCGTTAGCAACGATCGCGCATGGTTGTACCCAACCTCAAACTCAATCACCCCAGCAAACAACAGCAACAGGAGCAGCAAGTTCAGAAACTCCGGGTAAGATTTCAATCGGCTTTTGGCCTGTGGCAGCCGGATTACCGCTCTTTTTGGCAGTAGAAAAGGGCTACTTCAAAAATGCCGGATTAGAGGTTGAAGCAGTCAAGTTTGCCTCTGCCCAACAAGTTGCCGAAGGGATTATTGCCGGACGTTTGCAGGGATCAGGCAATGGAACAGCATCGGGGGCGTTAGGACTGGCTGAAATTGCTTCTCCGGGCTTATTCAAAATTATTGCCTCAAATCCCAGTAACGTTGAATATGCGCTGGAACAGATAATCGTCGCAAAAGATAGCCCAATTCAGTCGATCGCAGATTTCAAGGGCAAGAAGTTTGCTTGCGGGCCAGGGGCGCAGAACAAAGCAATTGCGGAAGCGATTTTAGAAAAGAATGGGATTGCCAATCCTCAAGTCATGTCGCTAGAAATTAAACAGCACGTAGCAGCGATCGCATCAGGTCAGGTGGATGGAGCCTATACCCTGGAACCGACAGGAACGGTTGGTGCGATGAAGGGGATTACGCGCGTTCTGGAAAATGGCGTGGTTGCAAAGTATATTTTGGACGATGCGAAGGCTCCCTGGTTTGGTGGTTCTGCAACGCTTAGCACCAAGTTTATTGAGCAGTATCCGCAGACGGCAAAAGCCTACACTGAAGCGTATCGACGTGGCATTGCGGATGTGCGGAACAACCCCGATGAAGCGCGGCAGTATTTAGTCGGTTATACGGCGATCGAGGGAGATTTGGTGAAGAAAGTGCCGCTGACTGCTTACACCATGTACGACGAATTCACGCCCAAAGATGTTGAATATTTCCAGCGCTTCTTTGATTTCATGCAACAAAAAGGCGTGTTTTCTCAAGCGATTCCAGTTGAACCTTTGCTTTATAAAACAGCGTAAGCAGGTGTTGCAATGTTTGATGTAACGACCAGTTCGATCGCCGCTGAACCAGTTCCCTGTATTCAGGTCAAGGGCTTATGTAAAACATTTGGTGGGCAGGTTTTGTATGAGGACTTTAATCTGGAACTGCCAAATAACCAGTTTATTTCGGTCTTTGGTCCTAATGGCTGTGGTAAGTCAACCCTGATCAATATGATTAGTGGCTTGATTCCGTTCGATCGCGGACAGGTTTTGATCAACGATAAACCAATTCGCCGCGCTCGGATTGGCTATGTGTTTCAGAATTATCGAGATTCACTGTTCCCCTGGATGAGCGCCTTTGACAATATTGCTTATCCGCTGAAAACCAAAGGGATTTCTGAGCGAGCTTGCCGCGATCGAGTCGAGAAGTTGATCGAAACCTTCAACATTCGGCTTGATCTCAAACGCTATCCCTACAATTTTTCGGGAGGGCAACAGCAGTTAATTTCAATTCTCAGGGCATTAGTTGCGGATCCAGAAGTACTGTTTTTGGATGAACCTTTCTCAGCACTGGACTTTGAAACCACACTCTTCGTACGCGACAAACTGCAAGAAATTTTCACAACCACTGGCTTACCAATGGTGATGGTGGTTCACAACTTAGAAGAAGCCGTTTATTTAGCAGATACCATTCTGCTGCTCAGCAAACGCCCGACAAATCTGGTTGAGGCAGTGTCGTTTCAGGCTCTGCGTCCTCGCACCCCAGATACACTCTCCTCGGCTGAATTTGTTGAAGTGAGCCGCTACTGTCTAGATGTTTTCCGTGAGGTAATGCGCCGATGACTCCCCAACTCACTCAGTCCCGATCGCTTCCCAAACCGATCAACCTGGCGAAACTCGTCGATCGATTGCTGCCGCTTCTTGGCGTAATCCTGTTATTTGTGCTCTGGTGGTTGGTTGCCGTTTCTGGTTGGGTTAACCCTGTACTGATGCCCACACCGATCGCCACCTTGGGGGAGCTATTTCGATCGCTCATCTCTGGCACAATGCTGGTTGATTTTATGGCAACCCTGATGCGAACCTTTGAGGCATTTTTGCTGGCGGCTGTGGTTGGTGTACCTCTCGGTGTGGCGCTGGGGAGTTCCGAAAAACTATATCGCAGCGTCGAATTTCTCATTGATTTTTTCCGCTCTACGCCTGCCAGTGCCTTAATTCCCATGTTCATTTTGTTTTTTGGGGTGAGCGATATCTCCAAGGTAATTATTGCCGGATTTAGTGCGCTGCTGCTCATTCTGTTTAACAGTGCTTATGGCGTGATTCATGCGAAGCGATCGCGCATTCTGGCAGCAAAAGTCATGGGGGCAAGTCGCTGGCGCATCTTCAAAGATGTCTTGCTGTGGGAGAGTTTACCGCAAACGTTTATCGGGCTCAGGAGTGGCATCAGTATTGCGCTGGTCATTGTGATTGTGGCAGAGATGTTTATTGGCACCGAGCAGGGACTCGGCAAACGCATCATCGACGCTCAACAGATTCTTAACGTTAAAGATATGTATGCCTCCATTTTGATTACAGGAATTTTGGGCTATGTGCTGAATATGCTGTTTCTGTTTTTTGATAAGCGCGTGATTCACTGGAGCGGCAAATAGATTAATCGATCGGCAAATTCACCCTGATCGTCGTTCCTTCATTCAATGTGCTTTCAATCTGAATTGAACCCCGATGGAGATCAACACAGGTTTTGACCAGTGCCAATCCTAATCCAGTTCCACTGATCTCTTTCGCATTGCTCGCCCGATAAAAAGCCTCATACAAACGAGGCAAATCATTAGCCGGAATCCCGATTCCTCGATCGCTCACTTGCAAGCTCACTATGACTGAATGGCAGAATAGCGAAACATCAATTGTGCTATTTTCTGGAGAATACTTGATTGCGTTCGACAAAAGATTTGTGATCATCGATCGCATTAGCTTTTTATCGAGATAAGCTTTAATATTCTGGCTGTCGCTGACAAAGTTAATTTTTTGGGTTGCAGTGGTTTGAAACTCATCTACAATCTGTTGGCAAAAGCGATCGAGTTCAATGATTTCCGGTATAAATTCCAGCTTGCCTACTTCGGCTCTAGTCAGCGTCAAAATATCAATAATTTGCTGGGTCATTCGTTGCGCCGCCTGCTGAACTCGTTGCAGGCTTTTTTGCTGAGGTTCTGTTAAGTTAACCTGACCCTGTAAAGATTGCACCGTTAACAAAATCGTACTCAGCGGTGTGCGTAGCTCATGGGATGCCATGGAGAAAAACCGCAGTTTTAAATCGCTCATTTCCTGCGTTTTCTGTAGCTCTGATTGATAGTTCAACAACAGCAGCGAAAGCATCGCCGTTAGCAGAAACCCAATCATTAAAGTTGCAGCCGCACCATAGGGCGGATTCCCAAAATAAAAATCTGTAGGCACAAACAAAATTGACCATTGCCGACCTGCAACCGTAATCGTGCGCGTACATTCCACCTGACTGGAACAAAGATACTTTAGCTGCGCTTCGGACAATCGATCCTCAGCATCAGTAAAAACAGTTTTTTGGTTGGACTGGTAAAACCCCAAAAACCGATCGCCTGCGTTAACAGTTGTTTGATCGCGAATTTCAAAATCAACGCGGTAGTTCAAGCCCTGCAACGATTCCTCAACTACATCAGAAATGCGAAACACACCAAGCAAAAAACCTTGAAGCTGCTGCTGTCGATCGCGCACTGAATCAGGAATGTTCCGATTTTGGTAAATCGGCAAAACCACTAAAAAAGCAAACTGGTCTTTCGGTTCCTGCACTAAGCGAATCCGACCGGTTGCCGTAATTTGTCCTGTATCTCTGGCAGACTGCATTGCCGCTCGGCGCACTGGATTAGATGCCAGGTCAAACCCCAGAGCAGCTTCATTACTCAGCAGCGGTTCAATATAGGCAACTGGAAAATAGTCAGGACGATCGGCAGCGCGAATCAGCGTTCGACTATGCAATTCCGTGATTTGGAACCTCTGAAAGCCCTGATTGCGAATCCTTTGCTCAAAGCTCGATCGATCGACTTGCCGAACCAGCGGTGACCACTCAAGGGCTTGAATTCCCGGATAGGTGAGTACCGTTCGCTCCACAAAAGTTGCAAAGGTAGCCCGATCGATCGGCGTTGGACTGGCACGATACAGATCTTCCATCGATCGCAAAATTTCGGTGTAGCGGTTGAGGCTGCGTTGCAAGGCAGTCGTCAGGTTCTCTGTCTGTCGGTCAAAACGAGTTCGCGTATTGGTGATTTCCCACCGTCCGACGAGCAGCGCCAGGACGATCGAAACGCCTGTTCCTAAACCTACAACCGAAATCACTGCCCAATAGCGAAGCAGGTTCCTCAACGTTGATACTTTCACCCAGGTTTGCTCTCTAATGCCCCACTGGTGCTTTTGCTCCTGCGCCACCCTTTCCTAAAAACAGCAAGAGCGGCAGCGAACATAAGAATACAACACCGACAAATCGGAAGATGTCCGCGTAAGACAAAATTGCTGCTTGGGTATTAACGATCTGAGCCAGCGTTGCCAGGGCTTGCTGTTGAGCCGTCGTTGCATCCACTCCCCGACTTTGAAACGCACTACTTAAAGCCGATAACCGTTCCTGCGTGATGGGATCATAAACTGTGATGTTAGTCGATAGGATAGCTCTATGAAACGCTTCGCGCTGTGCCAGCAGAGTTGTCAAAATGGCAATTCCAATACTGCCGCCGAGCTGACGAGTCAAGTTGTAGAAGCCTGATCCCGCCGAAATATCTTGTTTGGGCAGTGAACCTAGCGTCGCCAAACTTAAAGGCAGGAAACATCGAAACGGTTGTTGCACCACGCCAGACAAGCGGCATGAACAAATTATCTGTGCCTGTTTGGGGTGAGATCTCTGCCAGTTGAAACATCACGATCGCTGTACCCACTGCTCCCATGCCAATCAGCAACCGCGCATCAACTTTACTGGAAATCTTACCGAGTATCACCATCACGATTGCAGAAGCCAGCGCCCCCGGAGCCAGGAGCCAACCCGTCTGAGTTGCTGTAAAGTGCAGCACGCCTTGGGCAAAGAGCAGTACAGCAAACAGCGCTCCATAAAGCCCCATGCCCAAAATTCCAGAGTAGATGCTGCCTGCTGCCAGCGATCGATGCCGCAACACACGCAGATCCACGGCAGGTGATTTGGTACTCAGTTCTCGCCAGATAAACAAAATCAGTCCGATCGCCCCCGTAATTGCCAGGGTTGTAATCAAACTAGAGTTAAACCAATCATCTTGTTCACCTTCTTCAAGAAATGCCTGAAGGCTACCAACCGCAACGACTAAAAGCCCAATACCCAGCCAATCAACTGCTTGATGACGAGGAGCATGTGGCTGATCTGCTGGTAAAAACAGAATTGCCATGATCACCGCTGCAATGCCGATCGGCAGATTGATAAAGAAGATCTATCGCCAGCCCAATGTATCAGTGAGATAACCGCCTAATGTTGGACCGATCGCCGGACCCGCAATGACTCCCACTCCAAATACTGCCTGCGCTAATCCCTGTTCTGCAGGCGGAAAGGTTTCAAACAAAATGGCTTGTGCTTTTGCTAACAGCCCACCGCCAAACAAGCCTTGCAGAATTCGTGCAATGACCAACATCGGTAAATTAGCAGCAAACCCACAAAGCACGAAGCCAGCGTGAAACCTACCATTGAAAAGACAAAATAAGTTTTTTTGCCAAACAGATCGCCTAACCAGGCAGAAAGCGGAATCAGCACGACGTTGGCGATCGCATAGCCCGTGACGACCCAGCCCACTTCGCTTACGGTAGCGCCCAGCGTGGCTTGAATATCTGTCAGGGCGACGTTGACGATGCTGGTGTCAATCACCTCCAAAATCGCGCCGAGCGAAGCGGTGAAGGCAATTGCCCATTTGAGCGGACCCTGGACATAGCCCGATTGCGCAGAGCGATCGCGTTTAGGGATACCAGATAAACGACGAGAAGTAGTAGCCATTCGTTTAAATCAGGTGGTTGAAGACTCAGTTCTTTTGAATTGCGCTGTTTTGAGAGGATTCGCTGATCAGAGAATCAATGCCCCTGACAAACAAATCGACACAGCCCTGGATATAACGATCGCGACTATAGCCTCGCGCAATTGGGGCAGCATGACGACGCAGCATTCCAGCCAGCAGCATTCCGGTGAACTGATCGATCGCCATCGGCAGATCAACATCAGAACGAACCATTCCCCGATCAACACAGTTTTGCAGGTAGGCAACTAGCTTTTCTCGGAGCGGCAAAAAGGCTTGCTGAAAGACCTGGAGGGCTTCGTTCGGGTGGCGTTGCGCTTCACCAATAAACATGCGGATCAGGGCTTCGTTTTCTTCCAGCATGTCGTCGTGCAGTTTGGCGTAGTGCAGCAAATCGCGCCGTAAATCCTGAGTCCATTCGTCTTGATTTGCCAGGGCTTCAGCCTTAAGCGCTGTAATATGTTGCGCCACTGCCGCCAAAAGCTGCTCTTTACTCTGAAAATGCCGGAACAGCGTCACTTCATTCACGCCTGCAACTCGGGCAATTTCACGAGTCGTTGCACCCACAAAACCTTCGGTCGAGAAGACTTGAATTGCTGCTTGAAGGAGCCGATCGCGTGTTAGGGCTGTGTCTCGTTTGGGGGCTGCCATGAGAAATTGCTTTTTGTATGCAAGTACCTACTTACATTAGTAGCATATCTTTTTGCTGCTGGGTTTGATTCTTGGCTGAAGTACTTGAGGCTGAAGCGGCAGGAGAGAAACAACCATGAAGAAATTTGCATCAAACGATACCTTTGAAGAGAAGGGGCAATTTAGGAGCGGCAATGATGACAATGGCAGGTCAGGTGGCTTTAGTGACCGGAGCAACCAGAGGGCTGGGGAAGGGAATTGCGATCGGCTTAGGTGAGGCAGGCGCAACCGTTTACATTACGGGTCGCAGTTTGGAGCGATCGGGTGAAGGCAGCTTGATTGAGACACAAGAAGCGGTTGAAGCGGCAGGCGGAATTTGTATTCCAGTGCAGGTGGATCACAGCGATGATGAGCAAGTGCGATCGTTGTTCGATCGGATTCAGCAGGAGCAGGGGAAACTCGATCTGTTGGTCAATAACGTTTATGCGGGTGTGCAAGCACTGGCGAAAGTGAACGGTAAGCCATTTTGGGAGTCTGAGCCTGATCTCTGGGATGCCTGCAACAACGTTGGGCTGCGGAGCCATTATGTAGCGAGTGTCTATGCAGCTCGGATGATGAGTCAGCGACAGCAAGGGTTGATCTGCACTATTTCTTCCTGGGGTGGGCTGTCTTACATTTTTGGCGTGCCCTACGGAGCCGGAAAGTCGGCTTGTGATCGGCTTGCAGCAGATATGGCAAAAGAACTGGAGCCTTATCACGTTACCTCGATCGCCTTGTGGCCTGGCATCGTTGGGACTGAACATATCACGCGCTTTGTGGCAGAAATGGCTGAAACAGAGGAAGGTACTCCATCTGCTGCCTCGATTAAAGAGCAATACAATTGGGAAACACCCTTACTGACTGGACGGGTCATTGCTGCCCTTGCTGCCGATCCAGCCGTGAGCCGCTACAGTGGACGAGTCAAAATTGTGGCTGAACTGGCGCAACGATATGGATTAGTTGATCGAGATGGCAATCTTCCTGTTTCCCTCCGATCGCTGCGGTTTCTCCTCCCCTTCGCGGTTCCGGCTCTGCGACAATTTGCCTGGATCGTTCCCAATCTCAATGTCCCCTGGTCGTTGCTTTTGTTAACGCTGCTTCGATCGCCCAGGCTATAGATTCATACAATAATAGGGTTCCGTCAATCAAACAATCAAAAATTGCTAAATGGAGCAACCCAATGACTCAGCTACAAAATGCAGTTGTGTTGATTACAGGGGCAGCAGGCGGATTTGGGCAGGAATTAACGCGGCAACTGTTAAAGATTGGCAGTCGGTTGATTTTGACCGATCGAGATAAAACGGGTTTGCAGCAGCAAGCTGAAA is part of the Trichocoleus sp. genome and harbors:
- a CDS encoding TetR/AcrR family transcriptional regulator; this translates as MAAPKRDTALTRDRLLQAAIQVFSTEGFVGATTREIARVAGVNEVTLFRHFQSKEQLLAAVAQHITALKAEALANQDEWTQDLRRDLLHYAKLHDDMLEENEALIRMFIGEAQRHPNEALQVFQQAFLPLREKLVAYLQNCVDRGMVRSDVDLPMAIDQFTGMLLAGMLRRHAAPIARGYSRDRYIQGCVDLFVRGIDSLISESSQNSAIQKN
- a CDS encoding ABC transporter ATP-binding protein, translating into MFDVTTSSIAAEPVPCIQVKGLCKTFGGQVLYEDFNLELPNNQFISVFGPNGCGKSTLINMISGLIPFDRGQVLINDKPIRRARIGYVFQNYRDSLFPWMSAFDNIAYPLKTKGISERACRDRVEKLIETFNIRLDLKRYPYNFSGGQQQLISILRALVADPEVLFLDEPFSALDFETTLFVRDKLQEIFTTTGLPMVMVVHNLEEAVYLADTILLLSKRPTNLVEAVSFQALRPRTPDTLSSAEFVEVSRYCLDVFREVMRR
- a CDS encoding cupin domain-containing protein; the protein is MQTNLSSEIKIEHQPSADRLAELGVLQWAIWTKEVSEFGWTYDESETCYFLQGDVIVTPHGGQPVQMGKGDLVTFPARMSCTWKILEDVRKHYSFG
- a CDS encoding ABC transporter substrate-binding protein; the protein is MRIRRRTFLQVGAGAALATIAHGCTQPQTQSPQQTTATGAASSETPGKISIGFWPVAAGLPLFLAVEKGYFKNAGLEVEAVKFASAQQVAEGIIAGRLQGSGNGTASGALGLAEIASPGLFKIIASNPSNVEYALEQIIVAKDSPIQSIADFKGKKFACGPGAQNKAIAEAILEKNGIANPQVMSLEIKQHVAAIASGQVDGAYTLEPTGTVGAMKGITRVLENGVVAKYILDDAKAPWFGGSATLSTKFIEQYPQTAKAYTEAYRRGIADVRNNPDEARQYLVGYTAIEGDLVKKVPLTAYTMYDEFTPKDVEYFQRFFDFMQQKGVFSQAIPVEPLLYKTA
- a CDS encoding Hsp20/alpha crystallin family protein, with the translated sequence MLVRYWNPWQEMDTIRRQIDRAFDGLTQPTSSEFNWTPAIELQDSGDALVLKAQLPGIDPKQLNVEVTKEAVSITGERRQESKTEENGYIKSEFRYGTFHRIVPLPVAVINDQVQAEYKDGILVLTLPKVVEARNKVVKINLADLTQASVTDAIEGNEQAAHN
- a CDS encoding CHASE domain-containing protein; protein product: MAQEQKHQWGIREQTWVKVSTLRNLLRYWAVISVVGLGTGVSIVLALLVGRWEITNTRTRFDRQTENLTTALQRSLNRYTEILRSMEDLYRASPTPIDRATFATFVERTVLTYPGIQALEWSPLVRQVDRSSFEQRIRNQGFQRFQITELHSRTLIRAADRPDYFPVAYIEPLLSNEAALGFDLASNPVRRAAMQSARDTGQITATGRIRLVQEPKDQFAFLVVLPIYQNRNIPDSVRDRQQQLQGFLLGVFRISDVVEESLQGLNYRVDFEIRDQTTVNAGDRFLGFYQSNQKTVFTDAEDRLSEAQLKYLCSSQVECTRTITVAGRQWSILFVPTDFYFGNPPYGAAATLMIGFLLTAMLSLLLLNYQSELQKTQEMSDLKLRFFSMASHELRTPLSTILLTVQSLQGQVNLTEPQQKSLQRVQQAAQRMTQQIIDILTLTRAEVGKLEFIPEIIELDRFCQQIVDEFQTTATQKINFVSDSQNIKAYLDKKLMRSMITNLLSNAIKYSPENSTIDVSLFCHSVIVSLQVSDRGIGIPANDLPRLYEAFYRASNAKEISGTGLGLALVKTCVDLHRGSIQIESTLNEGTTIRVNLPID
- a CDS encoding NAD(P)-dependent oxidoreductase — encoded protein: MREMAIVKLGLIGTGLMGLPMVQRLLETDIAVVAYNRTIEKLEPLQATEAEIASSVSEVLQSCSAVLLMLSDASAIRSVLFSEETKPYFADRTIIQMGTIAPDESRSLRDDTVNLGGNYLEAPVLGSIPEVKAGTLQIMVGATPEQLASWSPVLQRLGTPQLIGEVGTAAALKLALNQLIASLTTAFASSLGLVQRQGVPIETFMQILRQSALYAPTFDKKLQRMVDRHFDSPNFPTKHLLKDTNLFWQAAIESGLKVDNLEGIRHILETACEMGLAEADYSALYAAVNPEE
- a CDS encoding SDR family NAD(P)-dependent oxidoreductase, producing the protein MMTMAGQVALVTGATRGLGKGIAIGLGEAGATVYITGRSLERSGEGSLIETQEAVEAAGGICIPVQVDHSDDEQVRSLFDRIQQEQGKLDLLVNNVYAGVQALAKVNGKPFWESEPDLWDACNNVGLRSHYVASVYAARMMSQRQQGLICTISSWGGLSYIFGVPYGAGKSACDRLAADMAKELEPYHVTSIALWPGIVGTEHITRFVAEMAETEEGTPSAASIKEQYNWETPLLTGRVIAALAADPAVSRYSGRVKIVAELAQRYGLVDRDGNLPVSLRSLRFLLPFAVPALRQFAWIVPNLNVPWSLLLLTLLRSPRL
- a CDS encoding response regulator transcription factor is translated as MRILLAEDDAHLSESLSEALISRRYTVDVVKDGEAGWQLVTSYEYDLLLLDVTLPKLDGLRLCQRIRQHGYVSPILMLTARDTSADKVMGLDAGADAYMVKPFNLDELLAQIRALLRRGQHAFSTVLTWGNLCLDPTSYEVTYNKRSVRLTPKEFALLELLLRNGDRVLNRTTMIEKIWSWESFPGEDTIKAHIKSLRLKLKEAGAPKDLIETIYGMGYRLKAIG
- a CDS encoding MFS transporter; protein product: MATTSRRLSGIPKRDRSAQSGYVQGPLKWAIAFTASLGAILEVIDTSIVNVALTDIQATLGATVSEVGWVVTGYAIANVVLIPLSAWLGDLFGKKTYFVFSMVGFTLASCFVGLLLIYRCWSLHEFCKACLAVGC
- a CDS encoding ABC transporter permease, which encodes MTPQLTQSRSLPKPINLAKLVDRLLPLLGVILLFVLWWLVAVSGWVNPVLMPTPIATLGELFRSLISGTMLVDFMATLMRTFEAFLLAAVVGVPLGVALGSSEKLYRSVEFLIDFFRSTPASALIPMFILFFGVSDISKVIIAGFSALLLILFNSAYGVIHAKRSRILAAKVMGASRWRIFKDVLLWESLPQTFIGLRSGISIALVIVIVAEMFIGTEQGLGKRIIDAQQILNVKDMYASILITGILGYVLNMLFLFFDKRVIHWSGK